The proteins below come from a single Peromyscus maniculatus bairdii isolate BWxNUB_F1_BW_parent chromosome 13, HU_Pman_BW_mat_3.1, whole genome shotgun sequence genomic window:
- the Cmklr2 gene encoding chemerin-like receptor 2, which produces MEISKEALYEEFENYSYTVEYYSQESDSEETLHLGIIHWISLLLHVLAFVLGIPGNAIVIWFMGFKWKKTVTTLWFLNLAIADFVFVLFLPLYVSYMALNFHWPFGLWLCKANSFIAQLNMFSSVFFLTVISLDHYFRLIHPVLSHRHRTLKNSLGVVIFVWLSASLLGGPVLYFRDTVEVNNHIICYNNFQEHDPALTLVRHHVLTWVKFLFGYLFPLLTMSLCYLCLIFKAKKQNIPMSSKHFWTILSVVIAFMVCWTPYHLFSIWELSVYHNSSFHHVLQSGVPLSTGLAFLNSCLNPILYVLISKKFQAHFRASVAEVLKHSLWEVSCPGTVSEPLRSAGTKSLSPPETAQ; this is translated from the coding sequence ATGGAAATCTCAAAGGAAGCATTATATGAAGAATTTGAGAACTATTCCTACACGGTAGAATATTACTCCCAGGAGTCTGATTCAGAGGAGACGCTGCACCTGGGAATCATTCACTGGATCTCCCTGCTGTTACATGTCCTAGCATTTGTTCTGGGGATTCCAGGAAACGCCATTGTCATTTGGTTCATGGGATTCAAGTGGAAGAAGACAGTCACTACTCTCTGGTTCCTCAATCTGGCCATTGCAGATTTCGTTTTTGTGCTCTTCCTGCCCCTCTACGTCTCCTACATGGCCTTGAATTTCCACTGGCCCTTTGGCCTGTGGCTTTGCAAGGCTAACTCCTTCATTGCCCAGCTGAACATGTTTTCTAGTGTTTTCTTCTTGACAGTGATCAGCCTGGATCACTATTTCCGCTTGATCCATCCTGTCTTGTCTCATCGGCACCGAACCCTGAAGAACTCACTGGGCGTTGTTATATTTGTCTGGCTTTCGGCTTCTCTGCTTGGAGGGCCTGTCCTGTACTTCCGGGACACTGTGGAGGTCAATAACCACATTATTTGTTATAACAATTTCCAGGAGCACGACCCTGCCCTCACCTTGGTAAGACACCATGTTCTGACCTGGGTCAAGTTCCTTTTTGGCTACCTCTTCCCTCTGCTGACAATGAGCTTGTGCTACTTGTGTCTCATCTTCAAGGCAAAGAAGCAAAACATTCCCATGTCCAGCAAGCATTTTTGGACAATCCTCTCTGTGGTCATTGCCTTCATGGTCTGCTGGACTCCTTATCACCTGTTTAGCATTTGGGAACTCAGCGTCTACCACAACAGCTCTTTCCATCATGTCCTGCAGAGCGGGGTCCCTCTCTCTACTGGCTTGGCATTCCTCAATAGCTGCTTGAACCCCATCCTTTACGTTCTAATTAGCAAGAAGTTCCAAGCTCACTTCCGGGCCTCTGTTGCTGAGGTACTCAAGCATTCTCTGTGGGAAGTCAGCTGTCCTGGCACAGTGAGCGAACCGCTCAGGAGCGCTGGAACCAAGAGCTTGTCTCCCCCAGAAACAGCCCAATGA
- the Eef1b2 gene encoding elongation factor 1-beta, translating into MGFGDLKTPAGLQVLNDYLADKSYIEGYVPSQADVAVFEAVSGPPPADLCHALRWYNHIKSYEKEKASLPGVKKSLGKYGPASVEDTTGSGAAGAKDDDDIDLFGSDDEEESEEAKRLREERLAQYESKKAKKPAVVAKSSILLDVKPWDDETDMAKLEECVRSIQADGLVWGSSKLVPVGYGIKKLQIQCVVEDDKVGTDMLEEQITAFEDYVQSMDVAAFNKI; encoded by the exons ATGGGTTTCGGAGACCTGAAAACCCCCGCCGGCCTCCAGGTGCTCAACGATTACCTGGCGGACAAGAGCTACATCGAGGG GTATGTGCCGTCCCAAGCCGATGTGGCAGTGTTTGAAGCCGTCTCTGGGCCACCGCCCGCCGACCTGTGTCATGCCCTGCGCTGGTATAATCACATCAAGTCTTACgagaaagagaaagccag CCTGCCAGGAGTGAAGAAATCCTTGGGCAAGTATGGCCCTGCCAGTGTGGAAGACACCACAGGAAGCGGGGCTGCGGGTGCTAAGGATGATGACGACATTGACCTCTTCGGGTCTGATGATGAGGAG GAAAGTGAAGAAGCAAAGAGGCTCCGAGAAGAGCGCCTTGCACAGTATgaatcaaagaaagccaaaa AGCCCGCGGTTGTTGCCAAGTCTTCCATCTTGTTAGATGTGAAGCCCTGGGACGATGAGACAGACATGGCTAAATTGGAGGAGTGTGTCAGAAGCATCCAAGCAGATGGCTTGGTTTGGGGCTCTT CCAAATTGGTCCCTGTGGGATATGGAATCAAAAAACTTCAAATACAGTGTGTAGTTGAAGATGATAAAGTTGGCACAGATATGCTGGAGGAGCAGATCACTGCTTTTGAGGACTACGTGCAGTCCATGGATGTGGCTGCTTTTAACAAAATCTAA